The genomic DNA CTCCACCTGGGGCACGTCGATCTTCTTCAGGCGCGCGTCCCCCAACAAGCGGTCGAACGCGCCGGCCTCGTCGATGAGATCGATGGCCTTGTCCGGCAGGAAGCGCTCGGCGATGTGCTTGGACGAGAGGCGCGCGGCCGCGTCCAGCGCGTCGTCGGTATAGGTCACGTCGTGGTGCGCCTCGTAGGACGGGCGCAGGCCCTTCAGCACCTGGATGGTGTCTTCGACGGTGGCCTCGGGGACGTCGATCTTCTGGAAGCGGCGGGCCAGCGCGCGGTCGCGCTCGAGGTGCTTGTAGTCCTGATAGGTGGTGGACCCGATGCAGCGCAGCGTCCCGTCGGCCAGCGCGGGTTTGAGGATGTTGCCAGCGTCCATGCTGCTGCCGGTGGTGGCCCCCGCGCCCACGATCATGTGCAGCTCGTCGATGTACAGGATGGCACCCGGGATCTCGCGCAGGCGCTTCACCACGCCCTTCAGGCGCTCCTCGAACTGCCCGCGGAACTTCGTGCCCGCCACGAGGGCGCCCATGTCCAGGCTGAAGATGCGCGCCTTGGCGAGCACGTCGGGCACCTCACCCGCATGGATGCGCAGCGCAAGGCCTTCCGCGATGGCGGTCTTGCCCACGCCCGGCTCGCCCACCAGCACGGGGTTGTTCTTGCGTCGCCGACAGAGCACCTGCTGCATGCGCTCCAGCTCCACGGCGCGCCCGATGAGCGGATCGATGCGCCCGGCCTCGGCCTCGGCGTTGAGGTCGGTGGTGTAGGCCTCGAGCGGGTCCGTGGCGCTCTGCCCCTCGCCGTCCTCGAGCTCGTCCTGCCCGTCGTCGTCGAACGCGCGGTCGCCGCGGCGGCGGATGATCTTGTCGTTGCTGCCGCCGTGCGAGACGTACTGCTTGAGCGTGAGCGCCGTGAGCCCTTCTTGCTGCAGCACGAAGAGGGCGTGCGAGTCCTCTTCCTTGAAGAACTGGATGAGCACGTGCGCCCCGTCGATGGTGTCCATCTGGGACGAGAGGGCGTGGATGGCGGCGCGCTGGATGACGCGGTCCAGCGACAGCGTCTGCTGGGCCTCGAAGGTGGCCCCAGGGGGCAGGGGGGTCTGCGTCTCCTCCAAGAACTCGTTCAGCCGTGCCCGCATGCGCGCCCGGTTCCCGCCGCAGTCGCTGATGGCCTTGCCGGCGGTGCGGTCGTCGAGGAGCGCCAGGAGCAGGTGCTCCAGCGTCACGTACTCGTGGCGCATGCGTTCCGCCGTCGCGAACGCCTCGCGGAGGGTGTTCTGCAGGTCTTTCGCGATGCTTGGTCCAGCCATCAGTCGTCCGTGTCCTTGGGCTCCTCCTCCGGCTCCATCGTCAGCCGCAGGGGG from Sandaracinaceae bacterium includes the following:
- the clpA gene encoding ATP-dependent Clp protease ATP-binding subunit ClpA; translated protein: MAGPSIAKDLQNTLREAFATAERMRHEYVTLEHLLLALLDDRTAGKAISDCGGNRARMRARLNEFLEETQTPLPPGATFEAQQTLSLDRVIQRAAIHALSSQMDTIDGAHVLIQFFKEEDSHALFVLQQEGLTALTLKQYVSHGGSNDKIIRRRGDRAFDDDGQDELEDGEGQSATDPLEAYTTDLNAEAEAGRIDPLIGRAVELERMQQVLCRRRKNNPVLVGEPGVGKTAIAEGLALRIHAGEVPDVLAKARIFSLDMGALVAGTKFRGQFEERLKGVVKRLREIPGAILYIDELHMIVGAGATTGSSMDAGNILKPALADGTLRCIGSTTYQDYKHLERDRALARRFQKIDVPEATVEDTIQVLKGLRPSYEAHHDVTYTDDALDAAARLSSKHIAERFLPDKAIDLIDEAGAFDRLLGDARLKKIDVPQVERVVSKIARVPIESVTAVEREQLRGLAPALERVIFGQDEAIETITTAITLARAGLRADEKPVGSFLFAGPTGVGKTELAKQLAKAMGVQFIRFDMSEYSERHTVSRLIGAPPGYVGFDQGGLLTDAIRKHPHSVVVLDEIEKAHPELFNILLQVMDRATLTDNNGREADFRNAVLIMTTNAGAFEASAKVLGFGGEAAERSLGESRAKAAMERTFTPEFRNRLDAVVYFHGLSREVIRRVVDKEVALLAGMLEDKQVTLTLTDEALTWLAEHGYDATMGARPMARLVENKLKKPIAKALVYGDLPEGGHVRVVVTDDDIALTFEAAPPAGTPGGDGVGGAGAGAGSALGTPSGAVEA